In Actinomycetota bacterium, the sequence GCGAGCGGCCGTGATGCCGCGCAAGTCTCCTTTCACCAGCGTGATCTGCGCAGATTCAATCGCAATGTCGCTACCGGTGCCCATCGCAATGCCAATGTTTGCTTGAGCAAGTGCAGGCGCATCATTGATGCCGTCACCGGCCATCGCCACCAGGTGACCTTCGCGTTGGAGCGCCTCGATGATGATGAGTTTGTCTTGGGGTTTGACCCCTGCATGGAACGCGTCGATGCCCAGTGTCTTGGCCACGCGTTGCGCCGGGCCAGCTGCGTCACCGGTGGCCATGACGATGGAAATCTCCTCGCGGTGTAGCGCATGTACCGCCTCCGCGCTTGTCTCCTTAATTGTGTCTCTGAGTGCAATCAAGCCTTCGAGCTTGCCATCGACCGCCACGTAGATGACCGTCTGCCCGTTTTCCTCGCTGTCTGACAAGTCAGTTGACCAAGTGATGCCATTGAGTTGCATGAGGTCGCGATTGCCAACCAAGACCGCCTGACCTTCAATGTGTGCAGCCACGCCGTAGCCCGGCTTGGCCTGAAACTCATCGGGGTCTTTTAGGCTCAAGTTAGCCGTACGCGCTGCCGTGGTGATGGCTCGCGCGAGCGGGTGTTCACTGGACTGGTTGGCGCTGGCAGCCATAAGGAGCACCTGCTCGCTCTCAAAGCCAGTGGCTGGGATGACCTGACTGACGCTTGGCCGACCAACTGTGAGAGTGCCAGTCTTGTCGACCACGAGCGTGTCGATTTCACACATCTTCTCGATAGCCGCGGCATCCTTGAACAGCACGCCGTGGCGGGCGCCCAAGCCGCTGCCAACCATGACTGACATCGGAGTGGCCAGCCCGAGCGCGCAGGGGCAGGCGATGATCAGGACAGCAACCGCAGCCACCAGCGCATTGGTCCAGCGCGGCTCGGGACCCACGAGTCCCCACGTGATGAACGTGGCGATCGCGATACCGATGACGGCCAGAACGAATACGCCAGCAACCTTGTCGGCCAGTCGCTGCATGGGCGCCTTGGAGCGTTGCGCCTTGGCCACCATCTCCACAACACGAGCCAGCACCGTCCCCGATCCGACCTGAGCGGCGATCACCACGAGAGTGCCGTTGGTGTTGACGGTGCCACCGATGACTGCATCGCCGGGAACTTTGTCTGTCGGTAACGGTTCACCGGTGAGCATGGACTCATCCACGGATGACTCGCCTGATTCAACGGTGCCATCGACCGGAACTTTCTCACCAGGCCGCACACGCACGCGATCTCCCACCTCCACCACCGCAAGCTCAACATCGACTTCTGAGCCATCAGAGGCGATCCTGTGCGCGGTGGATGGGGCAAGGTTGAGCAGCGCTTTGATCGCCTCACCCGTGGTTGCGCGGGCACGCAGTTCCAGAACTTGCCCCATGAGGGTCAGGGTGCAGATCACCGCGGCGGCTTCGAAGTAGACCGGAACGGTGCCGTCGTCTATTTGGGATGACGGAAATAGATCTGGAGCGATGGTCGCGACCACTGAATACAGATAGGCGGCGGTGACCCCCAACCCGATCAGGGTCCACATGTTCGGGCTGCGATTGATGACGGACTGCACGGACCATTTCAGGAACGGCCCCGCACACCAAAGAACCACTGGTGTGGCAAGAGCAAATTGCGCCCAAGGCGTCCAGCCGTCCGGGAGCGCAGGGAAGTTCAGCATGGCCAAGGAAAGTGTGAGCAGGGACAAGGGCACCGAGATCCAAAAGCGTCGGCGCATGTCTTGGTATTCGCGAAGCGCTGTGTCGTCATCCTCACTGGGCAGGACAGGCTCGAGATGCATGCCGCAGATGGGACAGCGCCCGGGGGCATCTTGAATGATCTCGGGGTGCATTGGGCAGGTGTAAAGCTTCGCGGACGCAGCATTCCTTGAAACCGGTGGCTTCGCTTCCACGGCTGCGTGTCCGTCAGCGGAATGGTGAGCGTGGTCATGACTTGTCATATGTGCAACGGGAACCAGGTCCATGCCGCACTCAGGGCATGAAGAAGCGTGGTCGTCGACCACTTCGGGGTGCATGGGACAGGCATAACTCGCAGCCACCTCATCCAGAGCATGCACATGCTCACTCATTGCGCCCCCAACTCAAGTTCTGCCACGGTTCACCTTAGGTCTCTCGGCGCCGGATCACTAAGTTCATTGCGTGAGCATGCCAACCAAGCCCGTATGGCTGACACGCAACGTCAAAGTGCTATCTGCAGTGTCACTAGCGCAGGACTCCGCTAGCGAAATGCTCTACCCGCTACTGCCAATTCTTCTGACAACAGTGCTTGGTGCGCCCGCGGCCGTAGTGGGCATAGTGGAGGGCGCTGCTGAAGGTGCGGCGGCTTTGCTGAAATACGCCTCTGGCCGACTTTCGGACCGCGTCGGCCGCAAGCCAGCAGTCGCAGTCGGCTACGGCCTCGCGGCGGTCGGAAAAATTATTGTTGCTGCCTCGCTGGTGTGGCCGGTCGTGCTGGTTGGCAGGGTTGTGGACCGAGCCGGCAAAGGCATCCGAGGCGCTCCGCGGGACGCCTTGCTGACCGAGGGAGCACCGGACGCGACATTGGGCAAGGTGTTTGGCTTCCATCGTGCGGCCGACACCTTGGGCGCGGTCATTGGTCCGCTGATCGGACTGGCCGTACTTGCAACTGTCAATGGCAACATCCGTGTTGCCTTGTGGGTAGCGGTGGTCCCTGCAGTTATCAGCGTGATGCTGGTAGGTCTTGCCAGAGAACAGCGCACCGACTCACATCACACGACTCAAGAAGGTCCGGCGAGCAGCCTCAAAAAGTCGAAGGCAGCTCCACCGTTGCCGACCCGAGTTCGCCTCATCGCCGGACTGCTCGCGGTGATCGCCCTAGTGAATTTCCCGGATGCGTTGTTGTTACTGCACCTCAATGACCAGGGCTTCTCCACCATGTCCGTCGTGGCAACATACGCGGCATTCAACCTCGCGAACGCACTGATCGCCTTTCCTGCGGGGATGCTGGCTGACCGCTGGCCGCGCGCCCGGGTGTATGCATTGGGCCTGCTGTGTTTCGCGATCGGTTACCTAGGGCTCGGCCTGGCGCCCGCTGGCTGGTTGACGGTCGCGCTGCTCTTGGTGTACGGCGGTTTTGCAGGGATCACCGACGGAGTCGGCAAGGCCTGGATCTCCAGCCTGACACCTCCGGCACAGCGAGGCCACGCCCAAGGTCTCATGCAAGGACTTTCCGGCGGAGCGGTGTTGATCGCAGGCGTATGGGCCGGCCTGCTGTGGGAAATAGGCGCCGGATCGGGCACCGTACCGTTGATCATTTCCGGTGCCATCTCGGCTCTGGCTGCCCTCGGGCTGCTCGTCCTCGGCAAGCGACTCGGCTGATCTTCGGGCGCTCTTTCGGCCGTGCGGATTACATGAAATTGCCGAAGCCGAATGTGCGCCTGCATTAATCCGGATCCTTGCTTCTTGGCTATCTGAAACGACTTGTGTGCCCGTCGACCACCCCCATATGTTGCGCTTATGAAGCGATCTTGGGCCCAGGTTCCCTTCGTATTAGTTATCGCTGCAGCGATGGCAACTACAACGTTGAGTGCCCAAGCGGCGGCACCCACCTTGGTCACGCCATCGTTTCCATCGAAGAGAATAATCCCCCGAATATGACGGCGATCAATAACACGCTGACTGGCTGTGGGTTGCCATCGATCAATCCCACGATTGTCAACGACCCGCAAAACCCTCCGGGCCCCTCGCCCGACAACAACGGTGAGCCAGATCTGGATCTCGTGGTGTTGGGGGCGGCGCTGCCCAAGAATGCGAGTCTGGCGCTGGTGAATACCGGTGGCGATATTTTCGACGCCTTGCAGTTAGCCGCCCAGCAGTGCGGGGTGATTCTCAGTAACGATCCTGCACCGGGTACCACTTCTTCGAGCGCATCGCGCGGGCCGAATTTCCCTTCCGGTGGGTGCATCATCTCGGTGAGCTACGGCAGCCCCGAACAATTCGACAGCACCATGGTGGGCGGCCAAAACGTGCTGGTGTCCAACAGCCAAGAAGCTTCGGATCTGCTGGCCGATCTTGCAGATCTCGGCGTCATTGTGGTCGTCGCCGCTGGCGATACAGGTTCCGGCGGATGCCTCTCGACGGGGCAGAGCACGGCAACTGGACTGACGCCCACGTACCCAGCCAGCGACCCGTCTGCACTGGCAGTTGGCGGAACGCAGTGGGCGACGTCGGCCAACGGGCCCTACCAGCCAGGCGTGAATTACACGCCTATTGTCTGGAAATCAGCCAACGCAGGCGCATCGTCGCGATGCTCGAATTTCCAGGTCAATGGACAACCGGCCTCTCCAGGCGCTGGTGGTGGTGGCATCAGTAGCGTGTTCCCGGCGATCTCGGCTCAAGAGTCGATTACCGCACAGGCCTACCCAACCTTTCCTCGCAACCGCATGGTGCCTGATGTTGCAGCTCTTGCCGGAACACCTGGCTATGCCATGTTCATGACGAACCCACAAACCGGCCAGTTGGGATGGTCGGTTGATGCTGGCACGAGCGCGGCAGCACCTTCCGTGGCTGCTGGCATCGCGAACATCAATGCCATCCTCAGCGCTCGTGGCCTAGGTCCGATCAGCAACGGTGGCGGGACTCTTGACGTTCACACGGTCATGTACAGTCCCGCGTACCAATCATCGTTGACCGATATCACCATCGGCGATAACAGCCTGTTCGGACTGACGATGAATGGCATTGTGGGTTGGAGCGCGATGACCGGATTCGACATGACCTCCGGGATGGGGGTACCGAACTTCGGCGTCCTCGCGAACGCCCTGGTGGGTAGTTCCGGTCGAAGCGCAGCGTTGGCGCCCCTTTCATCTCACCAAACATCCAGCGTCCAGTTATTGGGCGGCGGGGTCCGCCTGGACACCAGTGCACCGTCCACTCCAGCACAGTTGCTCCCCGTGCAGTCGCCAAAAGCGAACGCTGCCTAGGCACCTGTGGGCCACACCAAGACCACATTGTGGGTAGTGCCCAGAACACGACTGGCAACAACAGGGACGTATGCGACGTCGATGCGTATCGCCGGTACCTGGGTGACTCTGGGCAAGAGCAAAGCTGAGAAGCGCGGCATTCTCAAGTTGCCGACAATGCGTTTTGATAAGGCTGGGCGCTACCCGATCAAGGTCTCAACATCCGGCGCACCAGATCGTTTCCTCACCCTCGTCGTCACGAAACGGCCGTAACTCCAACGCTAAGAGTCGATCAATGGCCATTCGACTAGAGCGATGATTCAGCTGCCGAGCTGATGCTAATCCGCCCATATGATCGCAATTCAGGACGCGCGTATGTCGCTCCCGCTCTTTGAGATCGACCTACGGTCTGTCCCAAAGCCCTCGCAACGGCTCGTGCCTACTGAGTTTCACAAAGACCAAGAGCGTGGGAAATTCCCTTTATTTCCAATCGAAAATGGCTAAGGTCATAATCAGATTGCTATTGCGCACATCGGCAACTGAACGGCCATTCCCGATGCAAGGAGGCGAACACAGATGAACTTGAACGACATGATTCTGCTCAGCACAGATGATCATTTGATCGAACCACCAGACACGTTCGAAGGCCACTGGCCCGCACAGTACAAGGACCAGGCACCCAAACTCGTACTCAATAAGGACACCGGCCTTGATGAGTGGATATTTCAAGGCGTGAGCGTGGGCACCAACGGCCTTGGTGCTGTGGTGTCCTGGCCCAAGCAGGAATGGGGCTTCGACCCAGTCGGCTACTCCGAGATGCGTCCCGGTGTCTACAACTTGCACGAGAAAGTCCGCGACATGAACGTCAATGGCGTGCTTGCTGCCACCACGTTTCCGACTTTCCCGGGCTTCGCCGGCACGCACATGGCAAATCTGCCTGACAAGCAACTCAGCCTGATGGGGATCCAGGCAGTCAATGACTACATCCTCGATGAAATCGTGGGCTCGTATCCAGGGCGGTTCATGCCGCTGTGCATCCTGCCGTACTACGACATTGATGAGTCAGTGAAGGAGATCCATCGCATCGCCAAGAAAGGCTGCGTCACGGTCAGCATCCCGGAGACCCCGTACGGCTTGGGCATGCCAGATTACGCCTCGGGATATTGGGATCCGATCTTCAAAGCCATCAACGAGCACGGGATTGTTGCCAGCTTGCACATTGCCGGTGGATTCTCGCTACTGCAGCGCCCAAAGAACGCACGCCCTGACGACACCATTACCTTGGCGCCACTGATCTCCGCGATCACAGGCACCGACTTGATGCTCAGCGGGGTGCTTCGCCGCTTCCCAGACACAAAGATCGCGATGTCCGAGGGTGGGCTGGCTTGGATCTCAGGGTGGTTGGACCGCATGGACCGGCACATCATCAATCAAGCCTGGACTGGGCTCGACACTCTCCCGCCGGGCATGACACCGACCGACGTGTGGAGGAAGAACTTCCTGGCCTGCTTCATCACCGACAAGACGGCACTTCGGCTACGCGACCGGATCGGCGTGGACACCATCTCGTGGGAATGTGACTACCCGCACTCGGACTCAACTTGGCCGTACTCACCCGAAGTACTGCTCAAAGAGCTCGATGGTGCCGGCTGTACCGACGAGGAGATCGAGAAAATCACCTGGCAGAACGTTGCCCGGTTCTTCAACTGGGATCCGTTTAAGCACACGCCGCGCGAGCAGGCAACAGTTGGAGCGTTGCGCGCACTATCGAAGGATGTTGACATCTCCGAGACCTCAAAGGCGGAGTACCGGCGACGCTACGAAGCGGCAAACGCTTCTGCCTGACGCGCCACGACAGTAGGCAAGCGTTCCAGTGATTCGGCCTGACCAGAGTTACTTTCCTGGTCAGGCCGAAGGCTAAAGCCCATACAAATCACTAGATTTCAGATATTACGCC encodes:
- a CDS encoding copper-translocating P-type ATPase, coding for MSEHVHALDEVAASYACPMHPEVVDDHASSCPECGMDLVPVAHMTSHDHAHHSADGHAAVEAKPPVSRNAASAKLYTCPMHPEIIQDAPGRCPICGMHLEPVLPSEDDDTALREYQDMRRRFWISVPLSLLTLSLAMLNFPALPDGWTPWAQFALATPVVLWCAGPFLKWSVQSVINRSPNMWTLIGLGVTAAYLYSVVATIAPDLFPSSQIDDGTVPVYFEAAAVICTLTLMGQVLELRARATTGEAIKALLNLAPSTAHRIASDGSEVDVELAVVEVGDRVRVRPGEKVPVDGTVESGESSVDESMLTGEPLPTDKVPGDAVIGGTVNTNGTLVVIAAQVGSGTVLARVVEMVAKAQRSKAPMQRLADKVAGVFVLAVIGIAIATFITWGLVGPEPRWTNALVAAVAVLIIACPCALGLATPMSVMVGSGLGARHGVLFKDAAAIEKMCEIDTLVVDKTGTLTVGRPSVSQVIPATGFESEQVLLMAASANQSSEHPLARAITTAARTANLSLKDPDEFQAKPGYGVAAHIEGQAVLVGNRDLMQLNGITWSTDLSDSEENGQTVIYVAVDGKLEGLIALRDTIKETSAEAVHALHREEISIVMATGDAAGPAQRVAKTLGIDAFHAGVKPQDKLIIIEALQREGHLVAMAGDGINDAPALAQANIGIAMGTGSDIAIESAQITLVKGDLRGITAARSVSRATVSNMKQNLWFAFAYNATGIPIAAGILYPFTGLLLSPMIAAAAMSLSSVSVVLNALRLRSARI
- a CDS encoding MFS transporter, giving the protein MPTKPVWLTRNVKVLSAVSLAQDSASEMLYPLLPILLTTVLGAPAAVVGIVEGAAEGAAALLKYASGRLSDRVGRKPAVAVGYGLAAVGKIIVAASLVWPVVLVGRVVDRAGKGIRGAPRDALLTEGAPDATLGKVFGFHRAADTLGAVIGPLIGLAVLATVNGNIRVALWVAVVPAVISVMLVGLAREQRTDSHHTTQEGPASSLKKSKAAPPLPTRVRLIAGLLAVIALVNFPDALLLLHLNDQGFSTMSVVATYAAFNLANALIAFPAGMLADRWPRARVYALGLLCFAIGYLGLGLAPAGWLTVALLLVYGGFAGITDGVGKAWISSLTPPAQRGHAQGLMQGLSGGAVLIAGVWAGLLWEIGAGSGTVPLIISGAISALAALGLLVLGKRLG
- a CDS encoding amidohydrolase family protein is translated as MNLNDMILLSTDDHLIEPPDTFEGHWPAQYKDQAPKLVLNKDTGLDEWIFQGVSVGTNGLGAVVSWPKQEWGFDPVGYSEMRPGVYNLHEKVRDMNVNGVLAATTFPTFPGFAGTHMANLPDKQLSLMGIQAVNDYILDEIVGSYPGRFMPLCILPYYDIDESVKEIHRIAKKGCVTVSIPETPYGLGMPDYASGYWDPIFKAINEHGIVASLHIAGGFSLLQRPKNARPDDTITLAPLISAITGTDLMLSGVLRRFPDTKIAMSEGGLAWISGWLDRMDRHIINQAWTGLDTLPPGMTPTDVWRKNFLACFITDKTALRLRDRIGVDTISWECDYPHSDSTWPYSPEVLLKELDGAGCTDEEIEKITWQNVARFFNWDPFKHTPREQATVGALRALSKDVDISETSKAEYRRRYEAANASA